The genomic interval AAGTCGCGGGCCAGCAGCTTGGGGCCCTTCACCCGCGAGACGGCACTGGCCATCGGGCCCGCGTCCAGGACGTCCCGCAGCAGGCGCTGGTCGAGGCCGTGCCGGTCGGCGAAGTGGAACGCCTCGGCCAGCCCGGTGACGAGGGTGATCAGGAAGAGGTTCACCGAGAACTTCATCAGCAGCGCGCCAGGGACCGCGCCGCAGTCGAACGTCTCCCGGCACATGGCGGCCAGCAGGGGGCGTACGGCGGCGACGGCCTCGTCGTCACCCGCCGTCATTCCCACCAGCTCGGCCCGCTCGGCGGGGATGCGGGAGCCGGAGACGGGAGCCTCGACATACTGTCCGCCCGCCGCCCGGACGGCATCCTGCAGACCGGCCGAGTACTCGGCCGAAGTGGTGCCCATGTGGACGACGGTCCGTCCGGCCACGAGATCGGCGAAGTCCGGGGTGCCGCGCCCCAGGACGGTGTTCACGGCGGCCTCGTCGGCCAGCATGAGGATCACGGTCCCGGCCCGGGCGAAGACCTCGGCAGGGCTCGCGGCGACCTCGGCTCCGGCGGTGCGCGGGGCCTCGCACCGGTCGGGAGTGCGGTTCCACACGATGAGCGGTGTCCCGGCCCGGGCGAGGTTGAGGGCCATGGGCCGGCCCATGGTTCCGAGGCCGATGAATCCCACGTACACGAGGCACCGCCGTTTCCGGCCCATGCCGAAGCCGGGCCGTTGCCGCACACTATGACAGCGGTCATAGTACGCGCGGCTATGACGGTGGTCATAGAGTGAGCCGGTACGAAACCAGACGTGGAGGGCGGCGATGGCGGTGTCCGAGAGGGGAGCTCGGGAGCGGATGGTCTTCAGCGCGGCCCAGCTCATCCGGCGCGAGGGGGTCGCCTCGACCGGCATGCGCGAGGTCGCCGCGCACGCCGGCGCGCCGCGCGGTTCACTCCAGCACTACTTCCCCGGCGGCAAGGAGCAACTGGTCAACGAGGCGGTGGAGTGGGCGGGCCGGTACGCGGGCAATCGCGTGGCCCGTTTCCTCGCCGCCCTGCCCGAGCCGACACCGAGCGGGCTGTTCGCCGCGATGGTGCGCCAGTGGACCGAGGAGTACGAGAGCGTCGGCTTCGCCGGTGGCTGCCCGGTCGCCGCCGCCACGGTGGACTGGGCGGAGTCGACCGCGTCCACGCGGGCGGCCGCGGCGGAGGCGTTCGCGACCTGGACCGGCCCGGTGGCCCGCGCGCTGACCGACATGGGCGTGCCCGAGGAACGGGCGAGCGCGCTGGCCACCCTCATGGTGAGTGCCCTGGAAGGGGCGATTCTCATGGCCCGGGCGGAGCGGGACGTACGTCCGCTGACGACCGTGGCCCATGAACTCGGCCCTCTCCTCGACGCGGCGGTGCGCCGGGAGGACTGACCGGTTCTGCTGCGGCGGACCGGGAGCGGCCTCAGGGGTGGTGCGGGGCCGGCGACATCGAGGGTGTTAGTCGGCGCGGGGGGCGGCCGGAGTCCTTCAGCTCGGTGAACCCCGGTTTCGTCGCGAGCCGCATCGAGCGGCTGTTGGCGGTCTGGGTGCAGAGCACGACGGGCACCCCGGACACGCGGCGGCGAACCAGTCGAGTGCCGCCGTGCACGCCTCGGCGGCGTACCTGCACCCCATGCCTGCGGCGGGTCCCGTGCCTGCGGCGGGGCCTAATGTCATCTGATCTCGACGGTGCCGATCATCGCTCCGTCGAGGTCGACCACGAAGTGGCCAGGTCGCCGCCCCGGTGTCCCGGGTACCGAGGGCTCGAGCTCGTCCCGCGGTTGCGGGCCACCGAGGTAGGTGTTCCGATCGGGCCAACTGGCCAGGCCACGGCGTCGAGTTCGGTCATGGGGGGCACCGTATCGGGCGGCTCACAAAGGCTTCGATCTTGGCCGGGTGCCGGGTGCCGGGTGCCGGGGACGGCGTTGCCCTGTCGTCGTTACTCGCCGGGTCTCAGGATGGCGCTCACGACCACGTCGAAGAGGTGATCGGTGCGTGCGGCGAGTGACGGCTGATCGCTGAGCCACGCCAGCGAACCGGCCAGCGCGAACAGGTCGGTGCCGTCGATGTCGGTGCGTGCCAGGCCCTGCGCCTGGGCGCGGGTGAGGAGTTGGGTGCCGGCAGCGCGCATCGCGACGCACGAGGCGTGCAGCGCGGACTGTGGGTCCTCGATGGCTGTGACCATCAGTGCCACGACGCCGCGGTAGTTGTGCGCGCAGGCGACGAAGTCGCGCAGCCACGAGGCCAGCGCGTCGTCGGGCTCCTTCGATGTTTCGAGGGCCGCCGCCTTCACCGCCAGTTCGTCGAAGCTCGTGCGGAGCAGGGCTTCGAGCAGCGCCTCGCGGGTGGGGAAGTGACGGATCAGCGTGGCGAGTCCCACCTCGGCCCTGCGTGCGATGTCGCGCAGCGACGCGTCGACGCCCTGCTCGGTGATGACGGCGCCCGCAACGGCGAGGAGGTGGTCGTGGTTCTTCCTGGCGTCGGCCCGCATCTGCTCCCCTTGACTATCCGGATCAGCGATCCATATATTCGGATCAGTGGTCCGGATACCCGGATCGCTGATCCGGATAAGCGTATCCCGCAGTGCGGGCAGGAGAAAAATGATGTCGACAGACACGATGAGGGCCGTCCGTCTGCACGAGTTCGGCGGCCCTGAGGTGCTGCGTTACGAGGAGGTGCCGGTCCCCGCACCGGGCCCCGGAGAGGTGCTGGTGCGCGTGCACGCGGTGGGCCTCAATCCTCCCGACTGGTACGCCCGTGAGGGGATGCCCGACGTACCGCCCGAGCTCAAGCCCCCGTTCGACCTCCCCCTGATCCCGGGGACCGACGTCTCGGGCGTCGTGGAAGCCGTCGCCACCGACGTCGACGCCTTCACCGTGGGAGAAGAGGTGTTCGGTCTTGTGCGGTTCCCCGCCGCGCTTCAGGGCGGCGCGTACGCCGAGTACGTCACGGCGCCGGCCTCCGACCTCGCGCGCAAGCCGACTTCCGTCGACCATGTCCACGCCGCCGGTCTGCCCATGTCGGGGTTGACGGCGTGGCAGTTCCTGATCGAGCTCGGGCACGACCATCCCTCACCGTTCCAGGCCGCGCAGCACCGCCCGATGGCGCTCGGTGCCGAGACCGCGGTGCTCGTCAACGGCGCTGCCGGTGGCGTGGGGCATCTCGCGCTCCAGCTGGCCAAGTGGAAGGGGGCCCACGTCATCGCCGTGGCCTCGGGCGCCCACGAGACGTTCCTGCGCGAACTCGGCGCCGACGAGTTCATCGACTACACCAAGGACCGCCCGGAAGAGGTCGCCCGGGACGTCGATCTCGTCCTGGACGCCGTCGGGGGCCCCGGCAGCAGGCGCTTCCTGCGGACCGTCAAGCGCGGCGGGGCCCTCTACCCGGTGTACTTCGGAGAGTTCGACGACGAGGAGAACGAGAAGCTGGGTGTCACCGTCACGGCCACCCAGGTCCGCTCGAACGGCGCGCAGCTCGCCGAACTGGCGAACCTGCTCGAGGCGGGCACCGTCCGCGTCGCGACAGACAGCACCTTTGCGCTCGCGGACGCCCGGGCGGCGCACGAACGGGCCGCCCGGGGGCACATCCGGGGCAAGATCGTGCTCACGGTCGCTCAGGACTCCTGAGGAACGAGCCCTGGCCCGTGACCTCAGCGGAATAGCGGCGCCCGTACCGCGTCCGGCATGACAAGCTGTGCTTCCCACTGTCCGGACCCAGGAGGTCACGATGACCGCAGAAGCTGCATCCCCAGAAGGTTCGGAGCCGGCTGAGCCCGAGGCGTCCGCGCTCGCGCCCGACAGCGACGGCAACTACGACCTCAAACGAAAGTTCCGAGAAGCCTTGGCCCGCAAGCGCGGTGCGGAGGCGGACGCCGCCGACCTCGCCTCCAACCCCCACGCGTCAAAGATCCGCGGGACCCACGGCCCGGCTTCGAGCCAGCGGTCGTTCCGGCGCAAGAGCGGGGGCTGAGCCGGAGCGGTCCCGGACTCCGACCGCCCCGACCCCGCGCGAGGACCCCTGTGTCGTAGTCCGGGCCCGGCCCTCGGCAGACGGGGGCGGCGCGGGGCGGTGGAGTGGCCCCGCCGGATCTCCGGGCGCCCGGGGCGCTCGACGTCGCCGTGACCGCTTCCGGGCACCTCGCACCCCTGCCGGCTGAGGTGCCCGGACTTTTCCGACCGGTTCGACGTCGTCATCGGCACCGTCTCGGCACCGCACCACCTCGTCCCCTACCTGCGCCTGGTCGCCATGGACGGGACGCCCAGCCACCTCGGGCATCTCGGATTCGTCACCGTGCGGCTGCGGATACGCCGTTGAACGACGGGTCACCGCCGCATAGGTTCCGGCGTATGACGAACGTACGGATCGGTGTGATGTACGACCGCGACTGGGCCCCGGAAGGGCTGCCCGAGTTCGCGCGGCAGGCCGAGGCGATCGGCCTGGACGACCTGTGGGTGGTCGAGGACCTCGGGTGGAACGGCGGGGTGTCGGCGGCGGCCGTGGCGCTGGGAGCCACGCAACACATCAGGGTCGGCATCGGCATCGCGCCCGCCCCGCTGCGCAGCCCGGCGCTCCTGGCGATGGAACTGGCCACGCTGGCACGGGTGTTCCCCGGGCGGCTGGTGGCCGGGATCGGGCACGGAGTGCAGGAGTGGATGGCCCAGGTGGGCGCCGCGGCCCGCTCTCCGCTGGCCCTGCTGGACGAGACCATCACCTCGGTGCGCGCGCTGCTGCGCGGAGAACGGGTGGAACTGAAGGGCCGCGAAGTCCGCCTGGACGGTGTCCAGTTGACACACCCCCCGGCCGAGGCCCCGCCGGTGGTCGCGGGCGTGGTGCGCCCGCGCTCCCTGGAGCTGTCCGGACGGGTCGCGGACGGCACCGTGATCACTGAGGGCCACGGCCCGCACGACCTGGAGAACGCCCGCGAGCTGATCGCCAAGGGCGGCGCCGCCTCCGACCACACCCTGACGGTCTTCGCCTTCGCCTGCGTAGGTGACGACGTCGACGAGGTGACCCGCGCCCTGCACCCGCACATCGAGGGCCACGCCGCCTGGCTCGGCCGTCCGCCGCACGAGGTGTTCACCGTCTCGGGTCCCGCCACCCAGGCCGCCGGGCACATCCGCGAACTGGCGGCGGCCGGCGCGGACACGGTCGTCCTGCGGATCGCCGGCCCGGATCCGCTGCGGCAGCTGAAGGCCGTACTGGAGGCGGTCGGGCAGCAGAACTGAAGGCCGGGGATCGCGGTCCGTCACGGAGTCCCCTGAACACGCGCTTCTCGGTGATGCCGGGATCCGCGTCGAGGTACTGGGGTGTCACCGCCTCGCACCCCTGTCTCGGGCTGCCGCCGACGCACGGGCCTCTCCAGCATGGCCGTGATCCGCGTGCCGCAGGGGGCACGGGGCGGAGCGCCGACGGCACCGCCCGTTCGGCGCGGCGCGGTGGGGCATGCTGGTATCCATGGGCGTCGGGCCGGGAGGTGCACGGATGCGAGGGTGGGCCGGGGGGTGGGTGATCGCGGGGGCGGTCGTCCTGGTGGCGTGCGGCGGCTCCTCCGAAGGACCGTCCGGGGGCGGCTCTCCGCCGCCGTCGGCCGGTGCGTCGACGTCCGCGTCCGGGGCACCCTCCACCAGCTCGTCCGCGACACCGAGCGCGAGCCCGACCGGGCGAAGCCCGTCCGCTTCAGCCTCCGTACCCTCATCCCCGAAGAGCTGTGACAGCGGGCAGGTGGAGGTCACCGTGGCCCCCGGTGATCCGGTCCGGCAGCAGGTGTGCGTGCGCCCCGGGACCGTGGTGTCGCTTGTCCTGCGCCCTCGCACGGACGGCAAACGGTGGACCGCCCTGCGCAGCTCCGCGCCGGTCTTCGTCCTGCCGTCCGGCTGGCAGCTGGGCGCGGACGGCACCGCGCGGGCCTCGCTGCGCTGCGCGGGGACGCGAGGCGGTGTTGCCGACATCACCGTCCTGGCGAAGGAACCGGACCTGGCGGGCGCGGGCAGTGTGGCCTTCACGTTGCAGGTGAACGTGGTGCCGCACACGACGGCGGGGTGACCCCGGAAACCGGGATCACCCCTTCACCGCGACCATCGCGACACCGCTGGTGTCTCAGTCGCTGGTGTCTCAGTCGCAGTCGCGCACCCTGATCGTGTAGATGCCGCGGCCGTGGGTGGCCGCGTACAGCGTGCGCCCGTCGGGGCTCAGCTTCACCTGGAGCACGGCGACGGCCGGCAGCGAGCCGACGCGCTGCCAACTCGTACGGCCGGGCGCGCGATAGACGACGCCGAGGTCGGTGCCGACGACGAGGCCGCCGTTCGGCGTGACGACCGCGGAGTCGGCCGGCACGTCGGGGAAGTTCTTCGAGATGTCCTTCCAGGTCGTGCCGCCGTCCTTGGACTCGAAGACGTGGCCGACGCCGGCACCCGGGCCCTCGGTCCACTGCCGGGAGAACCCGTTGACCGTGAGGTAGACGTGGGCGGCGTTCTTCGGGTCGATGGCGAAGCCGCTGAGGTAGCGGTTGGGTACGGTGCCGTCCGCGCCGGTGGCCGGCAGGGCGATGTCGTGCCAGCCGGTGCCGTCGGCGTTCCCGACGGAGATGCCGCGGGCGAAGCCCTGGTTGTTGCAGGGACCGCACCAGGCCGCGTACACCTTGCCACCCGAGGCGGCGACGGCGGTCGCGGTGTGGCCGGCGCCGAGGTCGTACACGCTCTTCCACTCGTCTCCGCTGCGGATGGCGTAGCCGTGGGTCTGCACCCAGACGTGACGGCCGCCGGCGATCCAGGTGGAGCTGTTCTTCGCGTCGGCCGCGAGCGGTGCGATGAAGCGTGCCTCGCCGGTGGCGTTGTCGGGCGGGGCGACGCCGTACGACGTGGCCTTGCTCGGGTCGTCGATCCAACTGCCGTCGTTGACGGCGCAGTTCTGGGTCACCTGGATGGCGAGATAGACGTACTCCTCGGCGATGTTGCAGCCGTTGGCGGGGTCAGTGAGGGTGTCGCCGCCGTCGCCGCCGAAGTTGGAGCCCATCACCTTGTCGTTGCTGCGCAGGACGGACTGGCCGTTGTCCTGCAGACCGCCGGTGACGGAGACGCCGCCGTGGTCCAGGTCCTTGCCGACACCGACCGAGTAGTACTGAAGGGTGTCGATGGTGCCGTCGTTGAGCGAGGTCCAGTCGGTGGCGTGCCCGGAGGAGTCCTGGGAGCCGTTGACAGGGCGCTTGTAGACGCCTCCGTCGTTGCCCGCGTACACGAAGCTCTTGCCGTGGTAGCGGCCGATCGCGACGCCGTGCTGGTCGGAGTGGGTGGTCGGGTTGCAGTCACCGCTCTGCTTGGCCGGGTCGATGCTCCAGCAGGGGAAACCGAAGTTCCAGTACGGGCCGACGGTCGACCAGCTGGCCCCGCCGTTCTTGGTCTCGTAGACCTCCTCCAGGCCCGCGTACACGTGCTCGGGGTCGGCCGGGTCGACGGTGAGGAACTGGTTGTACCAGGCCTGCACGCCGGGCATGTAACCCGGGGAGGTCAGCGCCGAGCCGGAGGCGGCCAGGCCCTGGTAGTCGGCGATCTTCGTCCAGGGGCCGCCGGGAGAGCCGGACTTGGAGACGTAGATGCCCTCCAGACCGCTGTCAGGGTTGGTGTTCAGCTGCTCCGGCGACTGGTCGATGGCGTAGTAGCGCGAGCCGTCGGCGGAGCGGGCGAAGGTGACGCTGCCGACGTTGTCCGCGTCGGTCGGCAGGTCACCGAAGCCGCTGGTGATCCTGGTCCAGGTGCCGTTCACCTTGGTGTAGAAGCCGTTGTATTCGTCACCGCTGCGCCAGCCGACCGCGAGCACCACCTTGGCGGGGTTCTTCGGGTCGATCGCGATGTCGTTGGTGATGTTCTTGTACGCGGCGTCGGGGTCGTCGGCCTTCGAACCGCCGGGAAGATAGTCGGGGTTGGGCGCGTACTCCAGCTTCCAGGCGCCGCTGAGCTTCTTCGTGGAGTGACTCCACACGCCCTCGCTGGTCGCCGCCCACACCTTGCCGCCGCCGAAGCGCAGCTGGCGGATGGTGGTGGACTCCAGTTCGTGGCCGCCGACCCGGCTGCGTGTGGAGAACGTGCCGTG from Streptomyces sp. CC0208 carries:
- a CDS encoding TetR/AcrR family transcriptional regulator produces the protein MRADARKNHDHLLAVAGAVITEQGVDASLRDIARRAEVGLATLIRHFPTREALLEALLRTSFDELAVKAAALETSKEPDDALASWLRDFVACAHNYRGVVALMVTAIEDPQSALHASCVAMRAAGTQLLTRAQAQGLARTDIDGTDLFALAGSLAWLSDQPSLAARTDHLFDVVVSAILRPGE
- a CDS encoding NAD(P)-dependent oxidoreductase, with the translated sequence MYVGFIGLGTMGRPMALNLARAGTPLIVWNRTPDRCEAPRTAGAEVAASPAEVFARAGTVILMLADEAAVNTVLGRGTPDFADLVAGRTVVHMGTTSAEYSAGLQDAVRAAGGQYVEAPVSGSRIPAERAELVGMTAGDDEAVAAVRPLLAAMCRETFDCGAVPGALLMKFSVNLFLITLVTGLAEAFHFADRHGLDQRLLRDVLDAGPMASAVSRVKGPKLLARDFTVQAAATNVLENNRLIAEAARKAGLASPLLDACHALYGEAVEQGHGAEDMVAVLHALESRTDGTPASVRRPEDHARRS
- a CDS encoding DUF5302 domain-containing protein, which produces MTAEAASPEGSEPAEPEASALAPDSDGNYDLKRKFREALARKRGAEADAADLASNPHASKIRGTHGPASSQRSFRRKSGG
- a CDS encoding TetR/AcrR family transcriptional regulator, which encodes MAVSERGARERMVFSAAQLIRREGVASTGMREVAAHAGAPRGSLQHYFPGGKEQLVNEAVEWAGRYAGNRVARFLAALPEPTPSGLFAAMVRQWTEEYESVGFAGGCPVAAATVDWAESTASTRAAAAEAFATWTGPVARALTDMGVPEERASALATLMVSALEGAILMARAERDVRPLTTVAHELGPLLDAAVRRED
- a CDS encoding LLM class flavin-dependent oxidoreductase, which produces MTNVRIGVMYDRDWAPEGLPEFARQAEAIGLDDLWVVEDLGWNGGVSAAAVALGATQHIRVGIGIAPAPLRSPALLAMELATLARVFPGRLVAGIGHGVQEWMAQVGAAARSPLALLDETITSVRALLRGERVELKGREVRLDGVQLTHPPAEAPPVVAGVVRPRSLELSGRVADGTVITEGHGPHDLENARELIAKGGAASDHTLTVFAFACVGDDVDEVTRALHPHIEGHAAWLGRPPHEVFTVSGPATQAAGHIRELAAAGADTVVLRIAGPDPLRQLKAVLEAVGQQN
- a CDS encoding NADP-dependent oxidoreductase is translated as MSTDTMRAVRLHEFGGPEVLRYEEVPVPAPGPGEVLVRVHAVGLNPPDWYAREGMPDVPPELKPPFDLPLIPGTDVSGVVEAVATDVDAFTVGEEVFGLVRFPAALQGGAYAEYVTAPASDLARKPTSVDHVHAAGLPMSGLTAWQFLIELGHDHPSPFQAAQHRPMALGAETAVLVNGAAGGVGHLALQLAKWKGAHVIAVASGAHETFLRELGADEFIDYTKDRPEEVARDVDLVLDAVGGPGSRRFLRTVKRGGALYPVYFGEFDDEENEKLGVTVTATQVRSNGAQLAELANLLEAGTVRVATDSTFALADARAAHERAARGHIRGKIVLTVAQDS
- a CDS encoding glycosyl hydrolase, coding for MSAPTRRRRWLTTCAITATAGLIALPASAAPGRHDSSPFGARALAQLAAERQQSVGAMSPKTKEDDGDDGNEADEIAEGADQYAEARTSPGIVAPGAYGAAWSSLTKLPRTGGSWRNVTDLPYNSDDPRYRDIDSNSSGGSGNVTGRMAAVAADDDGYVYAGSAGGGVWRSRSGGGHWQPISDRLPSQSTGALTLDSGGRLWLGTGEATTNADAYLGSGVYVLSDPHHGTFSTRSRVGGHELESTTIRQLRFGGGKVWAATSEGVWSHSTKKLSGAWKLEYAPNPDYLPGGSKADDPDAAYKNITNDIAIDPKNPAKVVLAVGWRSGDEYNGFYTKVNGTWTRITSGFGDLPTDADNVGSVTFARSADGSRYYAIDQSPEQLNTNPDSGLEGIYVSKSGSPGGPWTKIADYQGLAASGSALTSPGYMPGVQAWYNQFLTVDPADPEHVYAGLEEVYETKNGGASWSTVGPYWNFGFPCWSIDPAKQSGDCNPTTHSDQHGVAIGRYHGKSFVYAGNDGGVYKRPVNGSQDSSGHATDWTSLNDGTIDTLQYYSVGVGKDLDHGGVSVTGGLQDNGQSVLRSNDKVMGSNFGGDGGDTLTDPANGCNIAEEYVYLAIQVTQNCAVNDGSWIDDPSKATSYGVAPPDNATGEARFIAPLAADAKNSSTWIAGGRHVWVQTHGYAIRSGDEWKSVYDLGAGHTATAVAASGGKVYAAWCGPCNNQGFARGISVGNADGTGWHDIALPATGADGTVPNRYLSGFAIDPKNAAHVYLTVNGFSRQWTEGPGAGVGHVFESKDGGTTWKDISKNFPDVPADSAVVTPNGGLVVGTDLGVVYRAPGRTSWQRVGSLPAVAVLQVKLSPDGRTLYAATHGRGIYTIRVRDCD